A region from the Oncorhynchus keta strain PuntledgeMale-10-30-2019 chromosome 5, Oket_V2, whole genome shotgun sequence genome encodes:
- the LOC118370453 gene encoding kelch-like protein 11, which yields MCVCVCVLSHTSLLQFRIFTTTARMAAAPPKPDDSSRGSSTPSVLVGDGDTEEAEDFTSSSHCTELSRRQNEQRKQGLFCDVTLAFSSGAATGNVQSCELSAHRSVLAAATDYFTPLLGGQFSESLSGRVELKEWSAELGPDPETVESVIQYMYIGEIRVSTCNVHEVLELADRFLLLHLKEFCGEFLKKKLSLANCVAVHSLAHMYTLDQLALRAADMIRRNFHKVIQDEEFYTLPFHLVRDWLSDAEITVDEEEVLFEAVVKWVQRNTEQRGRYFEELFRLLRLPQIKPTCLTRVVKNEALVAANQACLRLVSDAVEGHAIRCENLKSADLEFWSSYMASFQPRFGQNMDVIMVVGGVSEGGDYLSECVGYFIYEDRWVNLPHIHNHLDGHAIATTESHIYVAGSMEPGFAKTVERYNPNRNTWEQVSNLTTRKHSFGLTCIKDILYSIGGHGNFSPGFKDVSVYEPEPDKWHNLESAPKILRDVKAVSVEDRYVYVTARTPVDTDNEDGLKTVTTRYDTESRQWQDVDSLPLIDNYCVFQMAVASTNFYHTASCCPKSYTVRNEAAKQKISSHISDEILESLPPEVTSVEGAAICHFDEDVFVIGGWKNSDDVDKQYRKEAYRYSAERKRWMLLPPMPQPRCRATACHVRIPYRFLYGCQRYPMPQNLARQRDRMQQMQQLHRRTLTLRRQLQSQIEC from the exons atgtgtgtctgcgtgtgtgtcctTTCCCACACGAGTTTACTGCAATTCCGAATTTTTACAACCACCGCCAGAATGGCAGCTGCACCCCCGAAACCAGACGACTCTAGCCGGGGTAGCAGCACGCCCAGCGTCCTTGTCGGGGACGGGGACACTGAAGAGGCCGAGGATTTCACCTCCTCTTCCCACTGCACAGAGCTGTCTCGGCGGCAGAACGAACAGAGGAAACAGGGATTGTTCTGCGACGTGACGCTGGCCTTCAGCAGTGGGGCGGCAACCGGGAATGTTCAGAGCTGTGAGCTTTCCGCTCACCGTTCTGTACTGGCCGCGGCTACGGACTATTTCACGCCGTTGCTGGGAGGACAGTTCTCCGAGTCGCTGTCGGGTCGTGTTGAGTTGAAGGAATGGAGCGCTGAATTGGGACCAGACCCGGAGACGGTGGAGAGTGTCATTCAGTACATGTACATCGGAGAAATACGTGTGAGCACCTGCAATGTGCATGAAGTGTTAGAGCTTGCTGACAG GTTCCTGCTGCTGCACCTGAAGGAGTTCTGTGGGGAGTTCTTGAAGAAGAAGCTGAGCCTGGCCAACTGTGTGGCGGTGCACAGTCTGGCCCACATGTACACCCTGGACCAGCTGGCTCTGCGGGCCGCAGACATGATCCGACGCAATTTCCACAAGGTCATCCAGGACGAGGAGTTCTACACCCTGCCCTTCCACCTGGTGAGGGACTGGCTGTCTGACGCAGAGATCACCGTGGACGAGGAAGAGGTGCTGTTTGAGGCTGTGGTGAAGTGGGTCCAGAGGAACACAGAACAGCGGGGGAGGTACTTTGAGGAGTTGTTCCGTCTCCTCCGGCTACCCCAGATTAAGCCCACATGTCTGACGCGTGTGGTGAAGAATGAGGCACTGGTGGCTGCCAACCAGGCCTGTCTCCGCCTGGTGTCCGATGCCGTGGAGGGCCACGCCATCCGCTGTGAGAACCTCAAGTCAGCTGACCTGGAGTTCTGGTCATCCTACATGGCCTCCTTCCAGCCGCGCTTCGGCCAGAACATGGACGTGATCATGGTGGTGGGCGGGGTGTCGGAGGGGGGTGACTACCTGAGTGAATGTGTGGGTTACTTCATCTACGAGGACCGCTGGGTTAACCTGCCCCACATCCACAACCACCTGGATGGCCACGCCATCGCCACCACAGAGTCCCACATCTACGTAGCGGGATCCATGGAACCGGGCTTCGCCAAGACCGTGGAGCGCTATAACCCCAACCGCAACACCTGGGAACAGGTGAGCAACCTGACCACACGTAAACACTCCTTTGGTCTCACCTGTATCAAAGATATCCTGTATAGCATCGGTGGCCACGGCAACTTCAGCCCCGGCTTCAAGGACGTGAGCGTGTACGAGCCTGAGCCGGACAAGTGGCACAACCTGGAGTCGGCGCCCAAGATCCTGCGGGACGTGAAGGCGGTGAGCGTGGAGGACCGCTACGTATATGTGACGGCGCGCACGCCGGTGGACACAGACAACGAGGACGGACTGAAGACGGTCACCACGCGTTACGACACAGAGAGCCGCCAGTGGCAGGACGTGGACTCCCTGCCGCTCATAGACAACTACTGTGTGTTCCAGATGGCCGTAGCCTCCACCAACTTCTACCACACAGCCTCCTGCTGCCCTAAGAGCTACACGGTGCGGAACGAGGCCGCCAAGCAGAAGATCAGCTCCCACATATCAGACGAGATCCTGGAGAGCTTGCCGCCCGAGGTCACCAGCGTCGAGGGCGCCGCCATCTGCCACTTCGACGAGGACGTGTTTGTGATCGGCGGCTGGAAGAACAGCGATGATGTGGACAAACAGTACCGCAAAGAGGCCTACCGCTACTCTGCCGAAAGGAAGCGCTGGATGCTGCTGCCGCCCATGCCCCAGCCACGCTGCCGCGCCACCGCCTGCCACGTGCGAATCCCCTACCGCTTCCTGTACGGCTGCCAGCGCTACCCCATGCCCCAGAACCTGGCCCGCCAGCGGGACCGTATGCAGCAGATGCAGCAGCTACACCGGCGCACCCTCACCCTGCGCAGGCAGCTGCAGTCTCAGATCGAGTGCTGA
- the LOC118370461 gene encoding kelch-like protein 10 has translation MMRLIIEYAYTRSVPVTAENVEPLLAAADQFCILGIVRACCDYLEAQLCLQNCIGICKFADFYSCPDLRRRAYLFILHHFEMVRFSEEFMELSLAQLCDIIEKDDLNVKQEDVVFEAVLRWINHSPQDRKAHVSVLLPKVRMSLMTADYFMNNVKNNTLVKDNDDCKPIIISALKAMYDLNMNGPSNTDFRNPLTRPRLPYAILLAIGGWSGGSPTNGIEAYDARADRWVNVTREEESPRAYHGAAYLNGFVYCVGGFDSVDYFNSVRKFNPVTRTWHQVAPMHSRRCYVSVAVLDGCIYAMGGFDGYVRLNTAECYEPETNQWTLIAPMHEQRSDASATTLHGKVYICGGFNGNECLFTAESYSPQTNQWTLTAPMRSRRSGVGVIAYAEQVYAVGGFDGANRLRNAEAYNPLTNTWRTVPTMFNPRSNFGIEVVDDLLFVVGGFNGFTTTFNVECYDEKTEEWYDAHDMGIFRSALSCCVVHGLPNVAQYAAPRDSLQSPGKS, from the exons ATGATGCGCCTGATCATTGAGTATGCCTACACACGTTCCGTGCCTGTGACTGCAGAGAATGTAGAACCACTCCTGGCGGCTGCAGACCAGTTCTGCATCCTGGGGATCGTGAGGGCCTGCTGCGACTATCTGGAGGCCCAGCTCTGTCTGCAGAACTGCATCGGCATCTGCAAGTTTGCAGACTTCTACTCCTGCCCTGATCTGCGCCGCCGGGCCTACCTCTTCATCCTGCACCACTTTGAGATGGTGCGTTTCTCGGAGGAGTTCATGGAGCTCTCTCTGGCACAGCTCTGTGACATCATCGAGAAGGACGACCTGAATGTGAAGCAGGAGGATGTTGTGTTTGAGGCGGTCCTACGCTGGATCAACCACTCGCCTCAGGACCGCAAGGCCCACGTCTCTGTGCTGCTTCCCAAG gtcCGCATGTCCTTGATGACAGCCGACTACTTCATGAACAACGTGAAGAACAATACCCTGGTGAAGGACAATGATGACTGCAAGCCTATCATCATCAGTGCCCTGAAGGCCATGTACGACCTGAACATGAACGGGCCCTCCAACACTGACTTCCGCAACCCTCTGACCCGCCCACGTCTGCCTTATGCCATTCTATTGGCCATCGGTGGCTGGAGCGGTGGCAGCCCCACCAATGGCATTGAGGCGTATGATGCGCGGGCTGACCGGTGGGTGAATGTGACCCGGGAGGAGGAGAGCCCTCGAGCCTACCATGGAGCTGCTTACCTCAATGGCTTTGTCTACTGTGTGGGTGGCTTTGACAGTGTTGACTACTTTAACAGTGTACGTAAGTTCAACCCTGTCACACGGACCTGGCACCAGGTGGCCCCCATGCACTCTCGGCGCTGCTACGTTAGTGTGGCGGTGCTGGATGGCTGTATCTATGCCATGGGTGGCTTTGATGGTTACGTACGACTGAACACCGCCGAGTGCTATGAGCCTGAGACTAATCAGTGGACCCTGATTGCACCCATGCATGAGCAGAGGAGTGATGCCAGTGCTACCACACTACATGGCAAG GTGTACATCTGCGGTGGCTTCAATGGGAATGAGTGTTTGTTCACAGCAGAGAGTTACAGCCCCCAGACCAACCAGTGGACTCTGACCGCCCCCATGAGAAGCAGGCGCAGTGGTGTGGGGGTCATCGCCTATGCGGAGCAGGTCTATGCG GTGGGCGGCTTCGATGGGGCTAACCGCCTGCGTAACGCTGAGGCCTACAACCCGCTGACCAACACATGGCGCACGGTGCCCACCATGTTCAACCCGCGCAGCAACTTTGGCATTGAGGTGGTGGACGACCTCCTGTTCGTGGTGGGGGGCTTCAATGGCTTCACCACTACCTTCAACGTGGAGTGCTATGACGAGAAAACAGAGGAGTGGTACGACGCCCACGACATGGGCATCTTCCGCAGTGCCCTCAGCTGCTGCGTGGTGCACGGGCTGCCCAACGTGGCCCAGTACGCAGCCCCCCGGGACTCCCTCCAGTCCCCTGGGAAGAGCTGA
- the LOC118370452 gene encoding cytosolic 5'-nucleotidase 3-like — protein MIPELSSPSVCMRDPQRVEEIIKAMQKAGTSTIQVISDFDMTLTWFAYNGKRCPTSHNILDNSKLISEECKAQLKDLLNTYYPIEIDSKRTAEEKLPLMVEWWTKAHTLLVQQRIRKDLLKDMVKESDAMLREGYQLFFDHLQEHSIPLLIFSAGLGDVLEEVIRQAGVFHPNVKVFSNYMDFDETGVLKAFKGELIHIYNKREGALLNTGHFQELKSRHNVLLLGDSLGDLTMADGVHSMENILKIGFLNDKVEERKTSYLNAYDIVLVKDETMDVPNALLLHLTGTK, from the exons ATG aTCCCGGAGCTGTCCAGTCCCTCAGTGTGTATGAGGGACCCTCAGAGGGTGGAGGAGATCATCAAGGCCATGCAGAAGGCTGGCACCAGCACGATTCAG GTGATTTCAGACTTCGACATGACCCTCACATGGTTTGCCTACAATGGGAAGCGGTGCCCTACCAGTCACA ATATCCTGGACAACAGCAAGCTCATCAGTGAGGAGTGCAAAGCACAG CTGAAGGACCTGCTCAACACATATTACCCCATAGAGATCGATTCCAAACGGACAGCGGAGGAGAAGCTACCACTCATGGTGGAGTG GTGGACTAAAGCCCATACTCTTCTGGTGCAGCAGCGCATCAGGAAAGACCTGCTGAAGGATATGGTGAAGGAGTCCGATGCTATGCTCAG GGAGGGCTACCAGCTGTTCTTTGACCACCTGCAGGAGCACAGCAtccctctgctcatcttctctgcTGGGCTAGGAGACGTGCTGGAGGAGGTGATCCGCCAGGCCGGGGTCTTTCACCCCAACGTCAAGGTCTTCTCCAACTACATGGACTTTGATGAGACT GGAGTGCTGAAGGCCTTCAAAGGGGAGCTGATCCACATCTATAACAAGAGGGAGGGAGCTCTGCTGAACACGGGCCACTTCCAGGAGCTCAAGTCACGCCACAACGTCCTGCTGTTGGGAGACTCTCTGGGGGACCTGACCATGGCTGATGGGGTGCACAGCATGGAGAACATCCTCAAGATCGGCTTCCTCAACGACAAG gtggaggagaggaagacgtCCTACCTGAATGCTTATGACATCGTGCTGGTGAAGGATGAGACCATGGATGTGCCGAACGCCCTACTGCTCCACCTCACCGGCACCAAGTGA